The Astyanax mexicanus isolate ESR-SI-001 chromosome 14, AstMex3_surface, whole genome shotgun sequence genome window below encodes:
- the si:dkeyp-110a12.4 gene encoding pancreatic secretory granule membrane major glycoprotein GP2, whose product MPPASLALSWCLLTLWTVTAAVFLEEELNETVICTNDQMQVIIPSAFFLNKEPPVYIWDLHLNDPECRGVEIGSDYVFSIKTNLTDCGTITASDDTHIMFTNSIRNNETDIITRNYVNITFGCRYPVNYMVQQPNGENMIRVDVRTITLNTEDGNFSVSMLLYKDEAYEDKWTTVPSLTLEDNIYVKVYMIPANLMLRVERCWATPNNDPYSNIQYTFIKDSCPVLENDQTLAVMRNGRGPEALFRIQMFKFVGSSYTDVFLHCNVQICHSTAGVCQPNCSGVEEQARKRRDVALSHTVSYGPIKRLQKTSDHTSLSVPSVETFVLAGLLVILILITGVFGRLWHKSRRSYPAREAQLTLSNIHHISEVAN is encoded by the exons ATGCCACCTGCCTCACTGGCACTGTCTTGGTGTCTGCTCACACTGTGGACAGTTACTGCAGCTGTATTTCTGGAGGAGG AGCTTAATGAAACTGTCATTTGCACCAATGACCAGATGCAAGTTATCATTCCCAGTGCTTTCTTTCTCAATAAGGAACCACCTGTTTAT ATTTGGGATTTGCACCTAAATGACCCAGAATGTCGTGGTGTTGAGATTGGATCTGACTATGTCTTCAGTATAAAAACTAATCTTACAGATTGTGGCACAATCACG GCATCTGACGATACTCACATCATGTTCACCAACTCCATCCGCAATAATGAAACTGACATCATCACAAGAAACTACGTTAACATCACGTTCGGCTGTCGCTATCCTGTAAACTACATGGTCCAGCAgcctaatggagaaaacatgatcAGAGTTGATGTCCG GACAATCACTCTCAACACAGAGGATGGAAACTTCTCAGTGTCCATGTTGCTCTATAAAGATGAAGCCTATGAGGACAAATGGACCACTGTTCCCTCACTGACACTTGAGGACAACATCTATGTGAAAGTTTACATG ATACCAGCCAATCTTATGCTCCGAGTGGAGAGATGCTGGGCCACACCCAACAATGATCCATACAGCAACATTCAGTACACTTTCATCAAGGACAG CTGTCCAGTACTGGAAAATGACCAGACACTGGCTGTGATGAGGAATGGACGAGGCCCAGAGGCTCTGTTCCGGATCCAAATGTTTAAGTTTGTTGGCAGCTCCTATACAGACGTTTTTCTTCACTGCAACGTCCAAATTTGTCACAGCACTGCCGGAGTGTGTCAGCCT AACTGCTCGGGTGTAGAAGAACAAGCACGGAAACGCAGAGACGTTGCTTTATCACACACAGTGTCTTACGGACCAATAAAAAGACTCCAGAAGACCTCTGATCATACCAGTCTCA GTGTGCCCTCGGTTGAAACCTTTGTGCTAGCGGGTCTGCTGGTGATCCTTATCCTCATCACTGGTGTATTTGGGAGGTTGTGGCATAAAAGCAGACGTTCCTATCCCGCTCGAGAGGCCCAGCTTACCCTTTCCAACATCCATCACATCTCAGAGGTGGCCAACTAA
- the fbxo30a gene encoding F-box only protein 30a, which produces MEELHIHCQNCVNRRCMVRPETGISCDLVGCPLVCGAVFHSCKVDEHHLLCPYEKVPCVNSGFGCPFTIARIKMAQHLGICPASVVCCTMEWNRWPVSYADRKSYENLSKEVYDVEQLDMALALQDQRMLLESLKVTTTVTKTAEEGSEENEIQDAEMNGDSYNELYKASVETSRNLAAALDILSSANKGIDLIMENLSGVKVDTNGTCHSNLKEGHCSVECKTVEMQESDTDSVCELGAVGGVDCAFPAAYEEEWIENNELHVCSEDELEEEISGGREVKGLPLCNGFNNQEKDHEHVDLEIHVERGRINGFSDIHPEVPYNSMPNVAEEPEMAHPPQLPLPLQIPLPDLVQNNVLQQLPVEIEDRWLERKLQNLQVLRGMSVFTFNGRRTLLSNPYLLRAKMEDKAVDTSDLEVADDPIGLHGIDLITAALLFCLGDSPGGRGISDSRFVDGYRIDFGTQTFSFPSAILATSTMVGDIASASACDHASPQLSNPSPFHTLRLDLVLECVARYQTKQRSMFTFVCGQLFRRDEFSSHFKNVHGDIHAGLNGWMEQRCPLAFYGCTYSQRRFCPSVQGSRIIHDRFLGSFGVQSGLAARPGEPLSRSTCQYGSHCDHLSSLPFELLQHVANFLDGFSLCQLSRVSRTMRDVCASLLQSRGMVVLLWAKTRCADGSPSWQIQDKVWRFSTAFGTVNEWKFANISSMADHLKTCKFNTVARREEAIPLPCMCCTRELTKEGRSLRSVLKPVL; this is translated from the exons ATGGAGGAGCTACATATTCATTGCCAGAACTGTGTGAACAGAAGATGTATGGTAAGACCAGAGACTGGCATTTCCTGTGACCTTGTGGGCTGTCCACTTGTGTGTGGGGCAGTTTTCCACTCATGTAAAGTGGATGAACACCATTTACTGTGCCCATATGAAAAGGTGCCCTGTGTAAACAGTGGTTTTGGATGTCCATTTACGATTGCCAGAATAAAAATGGCACAGCACTTGGGAATATGCCCGGCCAGTGTTGTTTGCTGTACCATGGAATGGAACCGATGGCCTGTGAGTTACGCTGATCGTAAGTCCTATGAGAACTTAAGTAAAGAAGTCTATGACGTGGAGCAACTGGATATGGCTTTGGCCCTACAGGATCAGCGTATGCTTCTTGAGTCTCTCAAAGTAACAACTACTGTAACAAAAACAGCAGAGGAGGGCAGTGAGGAAAATGAAATCCAGGACGCAGAAATGAACGGGGACTCATACAATGAACTTTATAAGGCTTCAGTAGAGACAAGCAGAAACTTGGCAGCTGCTTTGGACATTCTCAGCAGTGCAAACAAGGGTATTGACTTGATCATGGAAAACCTCAGTGGTGTCAAAGTAGATACAAATGGAACTTGTCACAGTAATCTAAAAGAGGGTCACTGTTCAGTGGAATGTAAGACTGTGGAAATGCAGGAAAGTGACACAGATTCAGTGTGTGAGCTTGGAGCTGTAGGTGGAGTAGATTGTGCTTTTCCTGCAGCATATGAAGAAGAATGGATAGAGAACAACGAATTGCATGTGTGTTCTGAAGATGAACTGGAGGAGGAAATAAGTGGTGGAAGAGAAGTCAAAGGACTGCCCCTGTGTAATGGATTTAATAATCAAGAAAAGGACCATGAGCATGTTGATCTTGAAATTCATGTAGAGAGAGGCAGGATCAATGGTTTCTCTGACATTCATCCAGAGGTGCCTTATAATTCCATGCCCAATGTAGCAGAAGAGCCTGAAATGGCTCATCCACCACAATTACCACTACCTCTCCAAATACCTCTACCAGATTTGGtacagaacaatgttttacaGCAACTGCCTGTTGAAATTGAGGACCGGTGGCTGGAGCGCAAGTTGCAGAACCTCCAAGTGCTCAGAGGTATGAGTGTGTTTACATTCAATGGACGGAGAACACTTCTGTCCAATCCTTATTTGCTTCGGGCTAAGATGGAAGATAAGGCAGTGGACACATCTGACTTGGAGGTTGCAGATGATCCAATAGGTCTTCATGGCATTGACCTCATCACTGCTGCTTTGCTCTTCTGTCTTGGAGACTCACCTGGGGGCAGGGGAATTTCAGACAGCCGCTTTGTAGATGGTTATCGGATTGACTTTGGCACACAGACCTTTTCTTTTCCCTCTGCTATATTGGCCACCAGCACCATGGTGGGTGATATTGCTTCAGCCTCAGCTTGTGACCATGCCAGTCCACAGTTGTCCAATCCCAGCCCCTTCCACACCCTTCGACTGGACTTAGTTCTGGAGTGTGTGGCTCGGTACCAAACAAAGCAGCGCTCCATGTTCACTTTTGTTTGTGGGCAGCTGTTTCGCAGAGATGAGTTCTCCTCCCATTTTAAGAATGTTCATGGAGACATCCATGCTGGCCTTAATGGCTGGATGGAGCAGAGGTGCCCTTTAGCATTCTATGGATGTACCTACTCCCAAAGAAGGTTCTGCCCTTCTGTACAGGGCTCTAGAATAATCCATGACCGGTTCCTGGGCTCATTTGGTGTGCAGTCTGGCTTAGCTGCACGTCCAGGTGAACCCCTCTCTCGAAGCACCTGCCAATATGGCTCTCACTGTGATCACCTCAGCAGCTTACCCTTTGAGCTACTGCAGCATGTTGCAAACTTCCTCGATGGCTTCAGTCTCTGCCAGCTCTCTCGAGTGTCTCGTACCATGAGAGATGTTTGTGCTAGTCTGCTACAGTCACGTGGCATGGTGGTCTTACTCTGGGCGAAGACGAGATGTGCAGATGGATCTCCCTCTTGGCAAATTCAAGACAAG GTCTGGAGATTCAGCACAGCCTTTGGAACGGTGAATGAATGGAAATTTGCCAACATCTCCAGCATGGCTGACCACCTAAAGACGTGCAAGTTTAACACAGTTGCTCGCAGAGAGGAGGCCATTCCTTTGCCTTGCATGTGTTGCACAAGAGAGCTTACTAAAGAAGGACGTTCACTGCGCTCGGTTCTTAAACCAGTGTTGTAG